The following are from one region of the Mycolicibacterium diernhoferi genome:
- a CDS encoding DUF2599 domain-containing protein → MRSMFIAATVIAAAATGLAPAVAAPLPARPPGSPQYIERTVWEYHGERATLRIYPTAWGWAAAGPFTNGAQSHDAWAELLEHAPDANTLSMQQQFFCYWQSATFTNPGKVDTWNLEPWRQVVSNTILLHSGCNPGDPDDVFNW, encoded by the coding sequence ATGCGCTCGATGTTCATCGCCGCGACCGTCATCGCGGCGGCCGCCACCGGTCTCGCACCGGCGGTGGCGGCACCGCTCCCGGCCCGACCCCCCGGCTCACCGCAGTACATCGAGCGCACCGTCTGGGAGTACCACGGTGAGCGGGCAACCCTGCGGATCTACCCGACGGCGTGGGGTTGGGCCGCCGCCGGCCCGTTCACCAACGGCGCCCAGAGTCATGACGCGTGGGCCGAACTGCTCGAGCACGCACCCGATGCCAACACGCTGTCCATGCAGCAGCAGTTCTTCTGTTACTGGCAGTCCGCGACGTTCACCAACCCGGGCAAGGTCGACACCTGGAACCTGGAGCCGTGGCGACAGGTGGTGTCCAACACCATCCTGCTGCACTCGGGCTGCAATCCGGGCGACCCGGATGACGTGTTCAACTGGTGA
- a CDS encoding aldehyde dehydrogenase family protein encodes MSSATSAKPTTRGLFIDGAWTDGAGDETIAVLNPATEETIAEVPQATPADIDSAVGAARRAFDDGPWPTMKPAERGRILGAMADELDRRRAELVELNITEAGSTRMLAEVLQVGTPIDHFRDMVDRVLPQFPFEHPVAPIMGNGIGQGMVVREPYGVAALITAFNFPFLLNLAKLGPALAAGCTAVLKSSPYTPLEALVLGEIAEAAGLPQGVLNIVTGDIPAGERLTRHPGVDLVSFTGSDTVGRKVYAQGAEGIKKVVLELGGKSANIILDDTNLDNVMESVLAGFITHAGQGCALQTRILVHRSLHDDLVARITGVLGFISVGDPADPASMVGPLIREVQRARVEQLIAVGVEEGAEIAYGGKRPAHLDRGFFLEPTLFVGVDNSMRIAQDEFFGPVAVVIPFDDDDDAVRIANDSRYGLAGGVWSADPVRAAAVARRLRTGMVVINGGGGGLNPAAPFGGYKDSGIGREFGEYGLAEYLQHKALQWPVR; translated from the coding sequence ATGAGCTCAGCGACGTCAGCCAAGCCGACCACCCGCGGCCTGTTCATTGACGGGGCCTGGACCGACGGCGCCGGTGACGAGACCATCGCAGTGCTCAACCCGGCCACCGAGGAGACCATCGCCGAGGTGCCCCAGGCGACCCCGGCCGATATCGACTCCGCCGTCGGGGCGGCCCGCCGCGCCTTCGACGACGGTCCGTGGCCGACCATGAAACCCGCAGAGCGCGGGCGCATCCTGGGCGCAATGGCCGACGAACTCGACCGCCGGCGAGCCGAACTGGTCGAGCTGAACATCACCGAGGCCGGATCCACCCGGATGCTGGCGGAGGTGCTGCAGGTCGGCACACCGATCGACCATTTCCGCGACATGGTGGACCGGGTCCTGCCCCAGTTCCCCTTCGAGCATCCGGTCGCCCCGATCATGGGCAACGGCATCGGCCAGGGCATGGTGGTCCGCGAACCCTACGGCGTCGCCGCGCTGATCACCGCGTTCAACTTCCCGTTCCTGCTCAACCTGGCCAAGCTCGGCCCGGCGCTCGCGGCCGGGTGCACCGCGGTGCTCAAGTCCTCCCCGTACACACCGCTGGAAGCGCTGGTCCTCGGCGAGATCGCCGAGGCCGCCGGTCTTCCGCAGGGCGTGCTGAACATCGTCACCGGCGACATCCCGGCCGGGGAGCGGCTCACCCGCCACCCCGGCGTCGACCTCGTCAGCTTCACCGGATCCGACACCGTGGGCCGCAAGGTGTACGCCCAGGGCGCGGAGGGCATCAAGAAGGTCGTCCTGGAGTTGGGCGGCAAGTCGGCGAACATCATCCTCGACGACACCAACCTGGACAATGTGATGGAAAGCGTTCTGGCAGGGTTCATCACACATGCCGGGCAAGGCTGCGCCCTACAGACCAGAATCCTGGTGCACCGGTCGCTGCACGACGATCTGGTGGCCCGCATCACCGGTGTGCTCGGCTTCATCTCGGTCGGGGACCCGGCCGATCCGGCCAGCATGGTGGGCCCGCTGATCCGGGAGGTACAGCGCGCGCGGGTGGAGCAGCTGATCGCCGTCGGCGTCGAAGAGGGCGCCGAGATCGCCTACGGCGGCAAGCGCCCCGCGCACCTGGACCGCGGTTTCTTCCTGGAGCCGACCCTGTTCGTCGGCGTCGACAACAGCATGCGCATCGCCCAGGACGAGTTCTTCGGCCCGGTGGCCGTGGTCATCCCGTTCGACGATGACGACGACGCGGTGCGGATCGCCAACGACAGCCGGTACGGCCTGGCCGGCGGCGTATGGTCGGCGGACCCGGTGCGCGCCGCCGCGGTCGCCCGCCGGCTGCGCACCGGCATGGTCGTCATCAACGGTGGTGGTGGCGGACTGAATCCGGCCGCCCCGTTCGGCGGGTACAAGGACAGCGGTATCGGCCGGGAGTTCGGTGAATACGGCCTGGCCGAGTACCTGCAGCACAAGGCGCTGCAATGGCCGGTCCGATAG
- a CDS encoding FadR/GntR family transcriptional regulator yields the protein MPKTAELIADQLRSSIVRGVLKKGDALPTEVELVKQFGVSRPTLREAFRILESESLIVVRRGSRGGVLVSSPEISVAARDFGLLLQMSGTTLADVYTARRVFEPAAAEMLARRATAEDVSELRAAAGALAVLVNEGTEQADFGEWSAAAFRFHDVILERAGNTTMMLFGAVLREVVTRHMAQAVARSTDHAEIEKQFKHTIRTFNKFIVLVEAGDVDGARDLWSGHMDRAGRSMLWGELATETVLDLYT from the coding sequence GTGCCGAAAACAGCTGAGCTCATTGCCGATCAGCTGCGCAGCAGCATCGTGCGCGGGGTGCTGAAGAAGGGTGATGCGCTGCCCACCGAGGTGGAGCTGGTCAAGCAGTTCGGGGTGTCGCGGCCCACCCTGCGCGAGGCGTTCCGCATCCTGGAGAGCGAATCCCTGATCGTGGTGCGCCGCGGGTCGCGCGGCGGCGTGCTGGTGTCCTCGCCGGAGATCTCGGTCGCGGCACGCGATTTCGGCCTGTTGCTGCAGATGTCGGGTACCACGCTGGCCGACGTCTACACGGCGCGCCGGGTGTTCGAACCGGCGGCCGCCGAGATGCTGGCGCGGCGTGCGACCGCTGAGGACGTGTCCGAACTGCGTGCTGCGGCAGGGGCTTTGGCGGTGCTGGTCAATGAGGGCACCGAGCAGGCGGACTTCGGTGAATGGTCGGCCGCGGCGTTCCGGTTTCACGACGTGATCCTGGAGCGGGCCGGGAACACCACCATGATGCTGTTCGGCGCGGTACTGCGCGAGGTCGTCACCCGGCACATGGCGCAGGCGGTCGCCCGCTCCACCGACCACGCCGAGATCGAGAAGCAGTTCAAGCACACCATCCGGACCTTCAACAAGTTCATCGTCCTCGTCGAGGCCGGTGATGTGGACGGCGCCCGCGATCTGTGGTCCGGCCACATGGACCGTGCCGGTCGCAGCATGCTGTGGGGTGAACTGGCCACCGAGACGGTCCTCGACCTCTACACCTGA
- a CDS encoding CaiB/BaiF CoA transferase family protein, producing MTGPFEGVRVVEVAAWTFVPGAGAIMADLGADVIKVEPPTGDPQRALRNAINADDSAPNPFLQVPNRGKRSITLDLTSPDGRSTLLQLAESADVFLTSYLPKVRTKLGIDVDDLRADNDRLIYVRGTGWGSVGAKADVGGFDAAAAWSAAGVQNKLTSPGAAAPASQPAAFFDLQGSSALAGAVAMALFRRERTGQGGVVDVSLLNTGMWTMSPDIAASAAGGGEIPRPQRHDAPNPIVNAYRTSDDRWLNLVCLQADRYWAELCELLGRPDLTADDRFVDAVQRFVNREACVAELDKTFGARNLDEWKQALAGFSGVWSAAATFDELCDSPQVADNGYLPTVTGADGRPFRLVSPPYQFDGTPGAPAGPAPELGQHTEEVLLESGWSWDDISALRDSGALG from the coding sequence GTGACCGGACCGTTCGAAGGGGTGCGCGTCGTCGAGGTCGCGGCGTGGACGTTCGTGCCCGGGGCCGGGGCCATCATGGCCGATCTCGGCGCCGATGTGATCAAGGTGGAGCCCCCCACCGGAGACCCACAGCGAGCGCTGCGCAACGCCATCAACGCCGACGATTCGGCCCCCAATCCCTTTCTGCAGGTGCCGAATCGGGGAAAGCGCAGCATCACCCTGGACCTGACGTCACCCGACGGCCGGTCCACCCTGTTGCAGTTGGCCGAGTCCGCGGACGTGTTCTTGACCAGTTATCTGCCCAAGGTCCGCACCAAGCTCGGCATCGACGTCGACGATCTGCGCGCCGACAACGACCGGCTGATCTACGTGCGCGGAACCGGATGGGGCAGTGTCGGCGCCAAGGCCGATGTCGGCGGATTCGATGCCGCCGCCGCCTGGTCGGCGGCGGGGGTACAGAACAAACTCACCTCCCCCGGCGCCGCGGCCCCGGCGTCGCAGCCCGCCGCATTCTTCGACCTGCAGGGCTCCAGCGCGCTGGCCGGCGCGGTGGCCATGGCGCTGTTCCGGCGCGAGCGCACCGGCCAGGGCGGCGTGGTCGACGTCTCGCTGCTCAACACCGGGATGTGGACCATGAGTCCGGACATCGCGGCCAGCGCGGCCGGTGGCGGCGAGATTCCCCGCCCGCAACGCCACGATGCGCCCAACCCGATCGTCAACGCCTACCGCACCTCCGACGACCGGTGGCTGAATCTGGTCTGCCTGCAGGCCGACCGGTACTGGGCTGAACTGTGCGAACTGCTCGGCCGCCCGGACCTGACCGCCGACGACCGCTTCGTCGACGCCGTGCAGCGCTTCGTGAACCGGGAGGCGTGTGTCGCCGAACTGGACAAGACGTTCGGCGCCCGCAACCTCGACGAGTGGAAGCAGGCCCTGGCCGGTTTCTCCGGAGTCTGGTCCGCGGCAGCGACATTCGACGAACTCTGCGACAGCCCGCAGGTCGCCGACAACGGCTACCTGCCGACCGTGACCGGCGCCGACGGCCGCCCGTTCCGGTTGGTGTCCCCGCCGTATCAGTTCGACGGCACCCCGGGCGCCCCGGCCGGCCCGGCCCCCGAACTCGGCCAGCACACCGAGGAGGTGCTGCTGGAGAGCGGCTGGAGCTGGGATGACATCAGCGCGCTGCGGGACAGCGGCGCGCTGGGGTGA
- a CDS encoding DUF7065 domain-containing protein: MVRAAAPGTVVTADTPFLPADDQFHPAPDDDPYWAETTWWSFNIPERRIGGWLHATFHTTRGTVTWRVYVWDPSGATPQDLRYFRMVTDVPLDNPAPDLRDIAIPAGGFSVRMLRPLREYQIEFSDPAADFEIRLHFDGVHDPRRYTPGEPPFMEHAHLDQLGHVTGELVLAGERLPIDCYSIRDRSWAPRGAPRPAGATPSGAGDTDRVRHPGGPRWREIERERGRGRIQYIFGHAGADAGFLAFARVADGDAAGWSPLNHGWLLRDGHFELLDKTTSRMKNYRHPLTGWSAHMQVRLTDVTGRRMDAEGFTVSHICEHGGGSTALMRWEFDGRIGWGEDQDIWHPKHFARMRAALQAVH, encoded by the coding sequence ATGGTTCGCGCAGCCGCACCGGGCACGGTGGTCACCGCCGACACCCCCTTCCTGCCGGCCGACGACCAGTTCCATCCAGCTCCGGACGACGACCCGTATTGGGCCGAGACCACCTGGTGGTCGTTCAACATCCCGGAGCGCAGGATCGGCGGGTGGTTGCACGCCACCTTCCACACCACCCGCGGCACCGTCACCTGGCGGGTGTACGTCTGGGATCCCAGCGGCGCCACCCCGCAGGATCTGCGCTACTTCCGGATGGTCACCGATGTGCCGCTGGACAATCCGGCCCCGGATCTGCGTGACATCGCCATCCCCGCAGGGGGGTTCAGTGTCCGGATGCTCCGGCCACTGCGCGAGTACCAGATCGAATTCAGCGATCCGGCAGCAGATTTCGAAATCCGCCTGCACTTCGACGGGGTACACGATCCACGCCGCTACACCCCCGGTGAACCACCGTTCATGGAGCATGCGCACCTCGACCAGCTCGGGCACGTCACCGGCGAGCTGGTGCTGGCCGGGGAGCGCCTCCCGATCGACTGTTATTCGATCCGGGACCGGTCCTGGGCACCGCGCGGCGCCCCGCGCCCGGCCGGCGCCACACCCTCCGGCGCCGGCGACACCGACCGGGTGCGCCATCCCGGCGGACCCCGCTGGCGCGAGATCGAACGCGAGCGCGGACGCGGCCGCATCCAGTACATCTTCGGCCACGCCGGTGCCGACGCCGGATTCCTGGCGTTCGCCCGGGTCGCCGACGGGGACGCGGCGGGCTGGTCACCGCTCAACCACGGCTGGCTGCTGCGCGACGGACACTTCGAACTGCTGGACAAGACCACCAGCCGGATGAAGAACTACCGCCACCCGCTGACCGGTTGGAGCGCGCACATGCAGGTGCGGTTGACCGATGTGACCGGGCGCCGCATGGACGCCGAGGGGTTCACCGTCAGCCACATCTGCGAGCACGGCGGGGGCAGTACCGCGCTGATGCGGTGGGAGTTCGACGGCCGGATCGGCTGGGGTGAGGACCAGGACATCTGGCACCCGAAGCACTTCGCCCGCATGCGTGCGGCACTGCAGGCCGTGCACTGA
- a CDS encoding SDR family NAD(P)-dependent oxidoreductase, with protein sequence MRTNGLWALVTGASSGLGRAPATRLVEEGAAVVLVDLPSSEGEKVAAELGEGASFAPADVTDTEAALDAMLARLRDDIRLDGALRMASR encoded by the coding sequence ATGCGTACCAACGGATTATGGGCTCTGGTGACCGGTGCGTCCTCCGGGCTGGGGCGGGCGCCGGCCACCCGACTGGTCGAGGAGGGCGCCGCGGTGGTGCTGGTGGATCTGCCCAGCTCCGAGGGCGAGAAAGTGGCCGCCGAACTCGGTGAAGGGGCGAGCTTCGCACCGGCCGACGTCACCGACACCGAGGCCGCCCTGGACGCCATGCTGGCCCGGTTACGCGACGACATCCGACTGGACGGGGCGCTGCGGATGGCGTCCCGCTAG
- a CDS encoding AMP-binding protein, producing the protein MQHPWDQRLGVWWIAEDHPAAPAVVASPSGRTLTFGELAAAAHRVANALRAQGLSDGDVVAYALPNDVDAVIWQLATTEIGLRYLTLNTALAGDEFASILDHSGATALVTHVDHLDSFATAGTAGAGLRIVLGGGRSAPGGFVTEADFLAGHPDTPPADRRQGDSIRYSSGTTGKPKGIVRALDGRDPSEAAHAMAIFGRAFDFQPLHGVHLVSTGMHHAGCQSFYLGALNVGQALAILGRFDAERTLAAIERYAVTTAYMVPTQFVRMLKLPRQVRDRYDASSLRSIVHSAAPCPPEIKRDMMAWWGPVIWETYGGTEGAATIAKPHRWLEKPGTVGRPVRGVRVLILDDEGRPLPPNAIGDVYIDRTDGQSFEYRNDAELTASVHRGSAFTIGDVGYLDEDGYLFICDRAKDMIISGGVNIYPAEVEGVLAGHPAIGDVAVIGIPDPEWGEQVKAVVEPVDGVEPSEALAEDIIAFCRARLSGFKCPRSVDFDTALPRTETGKLIKRQIRDSYWAGSGRQV; encoded by the coding sequence ATGCAGCATCCGTGGGATCAGCGCCTCGGCGTGTGGTGGATCGCCGAGGATCACCCGGCCGCGCCGGCCGTCGTCGCATCCCCCAGCGGCCGCACCCTGACCTTCGGCGAGCTGGCCGCCGCGGCGCACCGGGTGGCCAATGCGCTGCGCGCGCAGGGCCTGAGCGACGGGGATGTGGTGGCCTACGCGCTGCCCAATGACGTCGATGCGGTGATCTGGCAGCTCGCGACCACCGAGATCGGGTTGCGCTACCTGACCCTCAACACCGCGCTGGCCGGCGACGAGTTCGCCTCGATCCTGGACCATTCGGGGGCCACGGCCCTGGTCACCCATGTCGACCACCTGGACAGTTTCGCGACCGCCGGCACCGCCGGGGCCGGGCTGCGGATCGTCCTCGGCGGTGGTCGCAGCGCGCCGGGCGGGTTCGTCACCGAGGCCGACTTTTTGGCCGGGCACCCCGACACCCCGCCCGCCGACCGCCGGCAGGGCGACTCCATCCGGTACTCGTCGGGGACCACCGGCAAGCCCAAGGGCATCGTCCGCGCGCTGGACGGGCGCGACCCCTCCGAGGCCGCCCACGCGATGGCGATCTTCGGGCGCGCATTCGACTTCCAGCCGCTGCACGGTGTGCACCTGGTGTCCACCGGCATGCATCACGCGGGCTGCCAGAGCTTCTATCTGGGTGCGCTGAACGTCGGTCAGGCGCTGGCCATCCTGGGCAGATTCGACGCCGAGCGGACCCTGGCCGCCATCGAGCGGTACGCGGTGACCACCGCGTACATGGTGCCCACCCAGTTCGTCCGGATGCTCAAACTCCCCCGGCAGGTCCGCGACCGTTACGACGCGTCCAGCCTGCGCAGCATCGTGCACTCCGCGGCACCCTGCCCGCCGGAGATCAAAAGGGACATGATGGCCTGGTGGGGCCCGGTGATCTGGGAGACCTACGGCGGTACCGAGGGCGCGGCCACGATCGCCAAACCCCATCGCTGGCTGGAGAAGCCGGGCACCGTCGGGCGCCCCGTGCGCGGGGTGCGGGTGCTCATCCTCGACGACGAGGGCCGGCCGTTGCCGCCCAACGCCATCGGCGACGTCTACATCGACCGCACCGACGGCCAGAGCTTCGAGTATCGCAACGATGCCGAACTCACCGCATCGGTGCACCGCGGATCGGCCTTCACCATCGGCGATGTCGGCTATCTCGACGAGGACGGCTACCTGTTCATCTGCGACCGCGCCAAGGACATGATCATCAGCGGCGGGGTCAACATCTACCCCGCCGAGGTGGAGGGGGTGCTGGCCGGCCATCCGGCGATCGGTGACGTCGCGGTGATCGGCATCCCCGACCCGGAGTGGGGTGAGCAGGTCAAGGCCGTGGTCGAACCGGTCGACGGTGTCGAACCCTCCGAGGCGCTCGCCGAGGACATCATCGCGTTCTGCCGGGCCCGGCTGTCCGGGTTCAAGTGCCCGCGCAGCGTCGACTTCGACACCGCACTGCCCCGCACCGAGACCGGCAAGCTGATCAAACGGCAGATCCGCGATTCCTATTGGGCCGGATCCGGTCGCCAGGTCTAG
- a CDS encoding FadR/GntR family transcriptional regulator — protein sequence MSPELIAPRVDSRRAKLAGRAAEQIVADVIELGWPVGQVLGSETELLERYGVSRAVLREAIRLVEHQHVARMRRGTGGGLVISEPDIDAVIGPAVIYLLRVGATLDEIFDSRILLEELVAEIASRRAGEADIAAVRDTLEREAAGTATNARLLHRQLAELTANPLLELFVETFSRVSNLYFDEHVTRPDGLADDVRHAHDAIARAILTNDAGLARERMKRHLSAEAEYIRNQPGTVQRLDPTVALTGAIGDKRGEALAREIFTWIAHSGATPGTFVGSEASLMEQHQASRAVVREAIRILEYHQIAVTRRGPGGGLFVAEPDMAALTDIIAIYLRRRGVSLRHILELRTGLELAVVARAADRIRTAADPAGYAEQIEAALRAEAEHGVAQAFGSDEDFHSMLGALTGNSAIELLHRVTMRLGWQFFEQVAGGDPRLSAMSESLPAVVGPAHRGIADALLAGDSELAVMRMRAHMTETAPETI from the coding sequence GTGAGCCCCGAACTGATCGCGCCCCGGGTCGATTCGCGCCGGGCCAAGCTGGCCGGCCGGGCCGCCGAGCAGATCGTCGCCGACGTCATCGAGCTCGGCTGGCCCGTCGGGCAGGTGCTCGGTTCGGAGACCGAACTGCTGGAACGCTACGGGGTCAGCCGCGCCGTGCTGCGCGAGGCGATCAGGCTGGTCGAGCACCAGCATGTGGCGCGGATGCGGCGCGGTACCGGCGGTGGTCTGGTGATCAGCGAACCCGACATCGACGCCGTGATCGGGCCCGCGGTGATCTATCTGCTGCGGGTGGGTGCCACCCTCGACGAGATCTTCGATTCCCGAATCCTGTTGGAGGAACTGGTCGCCGAGATCGCGTCCCGGCGGGCCGGGGAGGCCGACATCGCCGCGGTGCGCGACACCCTGGAACGCGAGGCGGCCGGCACCGCCACCAACGCCCGGCTGCTGCACCGCCAACTCGCCGAGCTGACGGCCAACCCGCTGCTGGAGCTGTTCGTCGAGACGTTCAGCCGGGTCAGCAACCTGTACTTCGACGAGCACGTCACCCGCCCCGACGGTCTGGCCGATGATGTGCGCCATGCCCACGACGCGATCGCGCGGGCCATCCTGACCAACGATGCGGGCCTGGCCCGCGAGCGGATGAAGCGGCACCTGAGCGCCGAGGCCGAGTACATCCGGAATCAGCCCGGCACGGTGCAGCGCCTGGACCCGACCGTCGCGTTGACCGGGGCGATCGGCGACAAGCGAGGCGAGGCGCTGGCCCGCGAGATCTTCACCTGGATCGCGCATTCCGGGGCCACCCCGGGCACGTTCGTCGGCTCCGAGGCCAGCCTGATGGAACAGCACCAGGCGAGCCGGGCCGTGGTGCGCGAGGCGATCCGGATCCTGGAGTACCACCAGATCGCGGTGACCCGGCGTGGCCCGGGCGGCGGGCTGTTCGTCGCCGAGCCCGACATGGCCGCGCTGACCGACATCATCGCGATCTATCTGCGCCGCCGCGGGGTCTCGCTGCGCCACATCCTGGAACTGCGCACCGGCCTCGAGCTGGCCGTGGTGGCCCGGGCGGCCGACCGGATCCGCACCGCGGCCGACCCCGCCGGGTACGCCGAGCAGATCGAGGCGGCCCTGCGCGCCGAGGCCGAACATGGTGTGGCCCAGGCGTTCGGCAGCGATGAGGACTTTCACTCCATGCTCGGCGCGCTCACCGGCAACAGCGCGATCGAACTGCTGCATCGGGTCACCATGCGGCTGGGCTGGCAGTTCTTCGAACAGGTCGCCGGCGGGGATCCGCGGCTGAGCGCCATGTCCGAATCCCTGCCCGCGGTGGTGGGACCGGCACACCGCGGCATCGCCGACGCGCTGCTGGCAGGCGACTCCGAACTGGCGGTCATGCGCATGCGCGCCCACATGACCGAGACCGCACCCGAAACCATCTGA
- a CDS encoding enoyl-CoA hydratase/isomerase family protein: MISATPHDDLHTEGIDPVTLEHIEFAVGDDHVATITLNRPDAMNAISGQMARELAWAWQTVRDTDNIHAVVLRAAGDKAFCTGVDVKGDGSWFFRTNIWNTFDPGTVISPKLHHRCWKPVVTAVHGFAAGGAQYLLNESDIIICSEEASFFDPHANASIVSALEPIGMLHRGVPLGEVLRWALMGTEERISAATALRIGLVSEVVARDALWDRAQAIAASIATRSPTAIQGSVRAIWESLDMTRSTALQNGMAYTHIGNPPLDERRATPRRNGAPVYR, translated from the coding sequence ATGATTTCCGCTACCCCCCATGATGATCTGCACACCGAGGGAATCGATCCGGTCACCTTGGAGCACATCGAGTTCGCCGTCGGTGACGACCATGTCGCGACGATCACCCTGAATCGGCCGGACGCCATGAATGCGATATCAGGGCAGATGGCCCGCGAACTGGCCTGGGCGTGGCAGACGGTGCGCGACACCGACAACATCCATGCGGTGGTGCTGCGGGCCGCCGGGGACAAGGCCTTCTGCACCGGCGTGGACGTCAAAGGTGATGGCAGCTGGTTCTTCCGGACCAACATCTGGAACACCTTCGACCCGGGCACGGTCATCTCGCCGAAGCTGCATCACCGGTGCTGGAAGCCGGTCGTCACCGCGGTCCACGGATTCGCCGCCGGCGGCGCCCAGTACCTGCTCAACGAATCCGACATCATCATCTGCTCGGAGGAGGCCTCGTTCTTCGACCCGCACGCCAACGCCTCCATCGTCTCGGCGCTGGAACCGATCGGGATGCTGCACCGCGGCGTTCCACTCGGCGAGGTGCTGCGCTGGGCCCTGATGGGCACCGAGGAGCGCATCTCGGCGGCGACCGCGCTGCGCATCGGCCTGGTGTCCGAGGTGGTCGCCCGCGACGCCCTGTGGGACCGCGCGCAGGCCATCGCGGCGTCCATCGCCACACGCAGTCCGACGGCCATTCAAGGCAGCGTCCGGGCGATATGGGAGTCTTTGGACATGACGAGGTCGACCGCGCTGCAGAACGGGATGGCCTATACCCATATCGGCAACCCGCCACTGGACGAGCGCCGGGCCACGCCCCGCCGCAACGGAGCGCCGGTCTACCGGTGA
- a CDS encoding cytochrome P450 family protein, which yields MSKAIGTLERTALGSRQMLDHPFERFAYLRAQAPLSWATAPQLLPGKGGFLLTRFDDVMAMHSDDRFSTDVMKYTSIGRYSWALPATGRMLMQTMVFKDDPDHKRLRTLVHKAFTPKLVATMESDIVKIAEQLADEVQAKRDVDLAHEYAVRLPLAVIATMLGVADKDRDEFHRLVEALGAGGGKARSLINAHRLAKLFERLIQERRVDPDDGLISQLVAANEDGDRLSHTETVAMVFLLLLAGHDTTASLIGSSVLALIQHPEQLELLREQPELLGGTGIEELLRFTSPVASGAARLATEDVELHGVTVPRGAHILGMIAAANRDDTVFDEPESLDLTRKPNRHLAFNFGMHYCLGHQLARLEGRIALSTLLARFGNWELAVPPERLHYKPTVSLRGLTKLPTRMY from the coding sequence ATGTCCAAGGCGATCGGCACTTTGGAGCGCACGGCACTGGGTAGCCGGCAGATGCTCGACCACCCGTTCGAGCGGTTCGCATACCTGCGTGCACAGGCGCCGCTGTCCTGGGCCACCGCCCCGCAGTTGCTGCCCGGTAAGGGTGGCTTCCTGCTCACCCGCTTCGACGATGTGATGGCCATGCACAGCGACGACCGATTCTCCACCGACGTCATGAAGTACACCTCGATCGGTCGGTATTCCTGGGCGCTGCCGGCCACCGGCCGGATGCTGATGCAGACCATGGTGTTCAAGGACGATCCCGACCACAAGCGGTTGCGCACCCTGGTGCACAAGGCATTCACGCCGAAGCTGGTGGCCACCATGGAATCCGACATCGTCAAGATCGCCGAACAACTCGCCGACGAGGTGCAGGCCAAGCGCGATGTGGATCTGGCCCACGAGTATGCGGTCCGGTTGCCGCTGGCCGTGATCGCCACCATGCTCGGGGTGGCCGACAAGGACCGCGACGAGTTCCACCGCCTGGTGGAGGCCCTCGGGGCCGGCGGCGGCAAGGCGCGGTCCCTGATCAACGCGCACCGGCTCGCCAAACTCTTCGAGCGACTGATCCAGGAGCGCCGCGTCGATCCCGACGACGGGCTGATCTCGCAACTGGTGGCCGCCAACGAGGACGGGGACCGGCTCAGCCACACCGAGACCGTCGCCATGGTCTTCCTGCTGTTGCTGGCCGGCCACGACACCACGGCCAGCCTGATCGGCAGCAGCGTGCTGGCCCTGATCCAGCATCCCGAACAGCTCGAACTGCTGCGTGAGCAACCGGAACTGCTGGGTGGCACCGGGATAGAAGAGCTGCTGCGGTTCACCTCGCCGGTCGCCTCCGGGGCGGCGCGGCTGGCCACCGAGGACGTCGAACTGCACGGGGTCACCGTGCCGCGCGGGGCCCACATCCTCGGCATGATCGCCGCGGCCAACCGGGACGACACCGTCTTCGACGAACCCGAGTCATTGGACCTGACACGTAAGCCCAACCGGCACTTGGCATTCAACTTCGGTATGCATTACTGCCTGGGTCACCAACTGGCCCGGCTGGAAGGCCGGATCGCGTTGAGCACCCTACTGGCACGGTTCGGCAACTGGGAGCTGGCGGTGCCGCCGGAGCGGCTGCACTACAAACCCACAGTCTCGCTTCGCGGGCTGACGAAACTACCGACCCGGATGTACTGA